A genomic window from Populus alba chromosome 19, ASM523922v2, whole genome shotgun sequence includes:
- the LOC118027805 gene encoding putative gamma-glutamylcyclotransferase At3g02910: protein MGIEAENNINRASTLIFTYGTLKRGFSNHVLMQDLIKTGDAVFNGIYRTVDNYPLVCGPYRVPFLLNLPDATGSHRVTGELYAVSSQGLSRLDELEGTSRDHYERLPIRVEAADGGDAVFGVEAYYGHRSYAMEMWKRSGKRGYGVYGEKEAKGYVKRKDRPQNLSFLEQINVFVSSCSDT from the coding sequence ATGGGCATCGAAGCAGAAAACAACATCAATCGTGCATCAACGCTGATATTCACGTACGGAACCTTGAAGAGGGGCTTTTCCAATCATGTCTTGATGCAGGATCTGATCAAAACCGGGGATGCTGTCTTCAATGGAATCTACAGAACCGTTGACAACTACCCGCTTGTGTGTGGGCCCTACAGGGTCCCATTCCTTCTCAACCTTCCAGACGCCACCGGGTCTCACCGGGTCACCGGCGAGTTATACGCTGTGTCGAGTCAGGGGCTGTCCAGGCTCGATGAATTGGAGGGAACGAGTAGGGATCACTACGAGAGGCTGCCGATAAGGGTAGAGGCCGCTGACGGAGGGGACGCCGTGTTTGGGGTGGAGGCGTATTACGGGCACAGGAGCTATGCGATGGAGATGTGGAAGAGGAGTGGGAAGAGAGGTTATGGAGTGTATGGAGAGAAAGAGGCAAAAGGGTATGTGAAGAGGAAAGACAGGCCCCAGAATCTGAGTTTTTTGGAGCAGATTAATGTTTTTGTGTCTTCTTGCAGTGATACTTAA